From Coffea arabica cultivar ET-39 chromosome 2e, Coffea Arabica ET-39 HiFi, whole genome shotgun sequence, the proteins below share one genomic window:
- the LOC113729187 gene encoding uncharacterized protein, whose translation MEGEESEESRGGKVMEGVASIALLPSGSISGHFIQLPNSLCLGLCGTELACERECSRGEDYRLIRLTVIDFNSGREKDMVVECRGHDAARMCNVDHAHWWEKDVVCMLEPKEGNYKVIISFECETLKADEAAEDHIKKFMPKLAGIDAVVNIGWIKMFGLDFDAEAEEQQRATLEVVRLLAQKTKEVGFEFLNTMLLNAHEEMNNSLGFGYADEDGCILT comes from the exons ATGGAAGgagaagaaagtgaagaaagtAGGGGAGGGAAGGTTATGGAAGGAGTAGCGTCAATAGCGCTGTTGCCAAGTGGGTCCATTTCGGGCCACTTCATTCAGCTTCCCAACTCTCTCTGCCTTGGCCTCTGTGGCACTGAGTTAGCCTGTGAAAGAGAATGCAGCAGGGGAGAGGACTACCGTTTGATCAGGCTCACCGTTATAGACTTCAATAGTGGAAGGGAGAAGGACATGGTGGTGGAATGCAGAGGGCATGATGCTGCTAGAATGTGTAATGTTGATCATGCTCATTGGTGGGAAAAGGACGTTGTGTGTATGCTTGAACCAAAGGAGGGGAATTACAAGGTTATAATTTCTTTTGAGTGTGAGACTTTGAAAGCTGATGAAGCAGCAGAGGACCACATCAAGAAGTTCATGCCAAAATTAGCTGGGATAGATGCTGTTGTTAATATCGGCTGGATAAAAATGTTTGGCTTGGACTTTGATGCGGAAGCTGAGGAGCAGCAG AGAGCTACTCTAGAAGTTGTGAGATTGCTGGCGCAAAAGACCAAAgaagttggatttgagtttCTTAA TACAATGCTGTTAAATGCTCATGAGGAAATGAACAATAGCTTGGGCTTTGGATATGCTGATGAGGATGGCTGCATTTTGACATAG